One segment of Methylotuvimicrobium sp. KM2 DNA contains the following:
- a CDS encoding DUF1538 domain-containing protein, translating to MFLRNNRFVKQIFSSFLDLAPILVVVLVFQIAVIQQPIPDVLNLIVGSLFVVLGLTFFMLGLEQSLFPIGESMAYAFAKKGSLFWLLFFSFCLGFGTTVAEPALIAVANEAANIAGQGDIIANTSDAKDSYALALRLTVAVSVGFAILLGVLRIIRGWPLHYLIISGYCIVIIMTPFAPAQIIGVAYDSGGVATSTITVPLVTALGVGLASSIKGRNPMTDGFGLISFASLSPIIFVLAFGMVA from the coding sequence ATGTTTTTGCGCAATAATCGTTTTGTCAAACAGATCTTCAGCAGTTTTTTGGATTTAGCCCCTATTTTGGTCGTGGTATTGGTTTTTCAAATCGCGGTCATTCAACAACCCATTCCCGATGTACTTAATTTAATCGTTGGCTCCTTATTTGTTGTACTGGGCCTGACATTTTTTATGCTCGGCCTGGAACAAAGCCTGTTTCCGATCGGCGAGTCGATGGCTTATGCGTTTGCCAAAAAAGGGAGCTTGTTTTGGCTGTTGTTTTTTTCGTTCTGTCTCGGCTTCGGCACGACCGTGGCCGAACCGGCATTAATTGCCGTAGCGAATGAGGCCGCCAATATCGCTGGACAAGGCGATATAATCGCTAATACCAGCGATGCCAAAGACAGTTACGCACTCGCGCTTCGATTAACCGTGGCTGTTTCAGTCGGCTTTGCAATTCTTCTTGGCGTATTGAGGATCATCCGCGGCTGGCCATTACATTACTTGATTATCAGCGGTTATTGCATCGTCATCATTATGACGCCTTTTGCACCCGCACAAATCATAGGCGTCGCTTATGATTCGGGCGGCGTGGCCACCTCAACCATCACAGTGCCGCTAGTTACCGCATTGGGCGTGGGCTTGGCAAGTTCGATCAAAGGGCGAAACCCGATGACCGACGGGTTCGGCTTAATCTCGTTTGCTTCACTGAGTCCCATCATATTTGTTTTGGCTTTCGGGATGGTCGCATGA
- a CDS encoding ISAs1 family transposase, with product MERECHIDDKVTIEQRCFINSIKADARLFARAVRHHWGIENQLHWRLDVIFREDDNRIRKGNAAAIMTTIGHICVNLFQQEKSKLSMKKKRLKAAWNDRYRARLLFVQQF from the coding sequence GTGGAGCGCGAATGCCACATCGACGATAAAGTAACAATCGAGCAGCGTTGTTTCATTAACAGCATTAAAGCCGATGCGCGGCTATTTGCGCGGGCTGTGCGCCATCACTGGGGCATTGAAAACCAATTGCACTGGCGCTTAGACGTAATCTTTCGAGAAGATGACAACCGAATCCGAAAAGGTAATGCAGCCGCGATTATGACCACCATCGGGCATATCTGTGTCAATCTGTTCCAGCAAGAGAAATCTAAACTCAGCATGAAAAAGAAAAGACTCAAAGCAGCCTGGAACGATCGCTACCGCGCTAGGCTTCTGTTTGTACAGCAATTTTAA